From Cytobacillus sp. IB215665, the proteins below share one genomic window:
- the gyrA gene encoding DNA gyrase subunit A, producing the protein MSENQSSRIKEVNISQEMRSSFLDYAMSVIVSRALPDVRDGLKPVHRRILYAMNDQGMTADKPYKKSARIVGDVIGKYHPHGDSAVYDTMVRMAQDFNYRYMLVDGHGNFGSVDGDAAAAMRYTESRMAKISMELLRDINKDTIDYQDNYDGSEKEPIVLPSRFPNLLVNGAAGIAVGMATNIPPHQLGEVIDGVLALSKDSDISVAELMEIIHGPDFPTGGIILGRSGIRKAYETGRGSITIRGKVVIEEKNGGKEVIVVNELPYQVNKAKLIEKIAELVRDKKIDGITDLRDESDRNGMRIVIEVRKDANANVLLNNLYKQTALQTSFGINMLALVDGQPKVLNLKQCLYHYLEHQKVVIRRRTEFELRKAEARAHILEGLRIALDHLDEVIALIRSSQTTEIAREGLMNQFSLSEKQAQAILDMRLQRLTGLEREKIEEEFQNLLQLIAELKEILANEEKILQIIREELAEVKERFNDERRTEIATGGFDSIEDEDLIPQENIVITLTHNGYIKRLPASTYRSQKRGGRGIQGMGTNEDDFVEHLLTTSTHDTILYFTNKGKVYRKKGYEIPELGRTAKGIPIINLLEIDKDEEINAIIPVTEFGDDMYLFFTTKQGISKRSPLSSFSNIRNNGLIALNLKEDDELISVKLTDGTKNIIIGTKNGILIRFIETDVRSMGRTATGVKGIAIEDDDEVVGMDILEDDSDVLIVTKKGYGKRTPAIEYRSQSRGGKGLKTCNITDKNGTVVAVKAVSGTEDIMIITAGGVLIRMDVGDISQMGRNTQGVRLIRLDESDENEFVATVAKVQKEVEDEDDGEDEELNANEE; encoded by the coding sequence AGGGCGTTACCTGATGTTAGGGACGGACTAAAACCAGTTCATCGACGTATATTATATGCAATGAATGATCAAGGGATGACTGCAGATAAGCCATACAAAAAATCAGCACGTATCGTTGGAGATGTTATTGGTAAATATCATCCTCATGGAGATTCAGCTGTGTACGATACAATGGTTCGTATGGCGCAGGATTTTAACTATCGCTATATGCTCGTTGATGGCCATGGGAATTTTGGTTCTGTTGACGGTGATGCAGCAGCAGCGATGCGTTATACAGAATCACGAATGGCAAAAATATCAATGGAGTTACTTCGTGATATTAATAAAGATACGATAGACTACCAAGATAACTATGATGGATCTGAAAAAGAACCGATTGTTCTACCATCTCGTTTTCCTAACTTATTAGTGAATGGAGCAGCAGGTATAGCTGTAGGTATGGCTACAAACATACCACCACATCAGTTAGGAGAAGTCATTGATGGCGTCTTGGCGCTAAGTAAGGATTCTGATATTAGCGTTGCTGAGTTAATGGAAATAATACATGGCCCGGATTTTCCAACGGGAGGAATCATTCTCGGTCGGAGTGGTATTAGAAAAGCATATGAAACAGGTCGTGGATCAATTACAATTCGCGGTAAAGTTGTCATTGAAGAAAAAAATGGTGGAAAAGAAGTTATTGTCGTTAACGAACTACCTTACCAAGTGAATAAAGCAAAGTTAATAGAAAAAATTGCAGAACTTGTACGCGACAAAAAAATAGATGGCATAACAGATTTACGTGATGAGTCAGATCGTAATGGAATGAGAATAGTCATCGAAGTTCGTAAAGATGCAAATGCAAATGTGCTATTAAATAACTTATATAAACAAACTGCTTTACAAACTAGTTTTGGTATTAATATGTTGGCATTAGTAGATGGACAACCTAAAGTATTAAATTTAAAGCAGTGTTTATATCATTATCTGGAACATCAAAAAGTTGTTATTCGTAGAAGAACAGAGTTTGAGCTTCGTAAGGCTGAAGCACGCGCTCATATTTTAGAAGGACTACGTATTGCTTTAGATCATTTAGATGAAGTTATTGCGCTTATTCGTAGTTCACAGACAACAGAAATTGCACGGGAAGGGTTAATGAATCAATTCTCGTTATCTGAAAAGCAAGCACAAGCTATATTAGATATGCGCTTGCAAAGATTGACAGGCTTAGAGCGTGAGAAAATTGAAGAGGAGTTTCAAAACCTTCTACAATTAATTGCAGAACTAAAAGAAATTTTGGCAAATGAAGAAAAAATCTTGCAAATTATTAGAGAAGAATTAGCAGAAGTGAAAGAAAGATTTAATGATGAGCGACGTACTGAAATTGCAACTGGTGGGTTCGATTCGATAGAAGATGAAGATTTAATTCCCCAGGAAAACATTGTTATTACCTTAACACACAATGGCTATATTAAACGCCTTCCAGCATCAACTTATCGTAGCCAAAAACGTGGAGGTCGTGGTATCCAAGGAATGGGGACAAATGAGGATGACTTTGTTGAGCATTTATTAACTACATCCACACATGATACAATTCTATATTTTACAAACAAAGGAAAAGTGTATCGTAAAAAGGGATATGAAATCCCTGAGCTAGGCAGAACAGCAAAAGGGATTCCGATCATTAACTTATTAGAGATTGATAAGGATGAGGAGATAAATGCTATTATTCCTGTCACTGAATTTGGAGATGATATGTACTTGTTCTTTACTACGAAACAAGGGATATCAAAACGCTCACCTTTGTCATCTTTCTCAAATATCCGTAATAATGGGTTAATTGCACTCAATTTAAAAGAAGATGATGAGCTAATTTCTGTTAAGCTGACAGATGGAACGAAAAATATTATTATTGGCACCAAAAATGGTATCCTTATCCGTTTTATTGAGACAGATGTACGATCTATGGGAAGAACTGCGACTGGTGTTAAAGGGATTGCGATTGAAGATGATGATGAAGTTGTAGGTATGGACATTTTAGAAGATGACTCAGATGTTCTCATCGTCACAAAGAAAGGTTATGGTAAGCGAACGCCAGCGATAGAATATCGCAGTCAAAGTCGTGGGGGAAAAGGTTTAAAAACGTGTAATATTACTGATAAAAATGGAACTGTTGTAGCGGTTAAAGCTGTGTCTGGCACTGAGGATATTATGATTATTACAGCTGGCGGAGTACTTATTCGCATGGATGTGGGTGACATATCACAGATGGGCAGAAACACTCAAGGTGTTAGACTTATTCGTCTTGATGAATCTGATGAAAATGAATTTGTAGCAACAGTTGCTAAAGTACAAAAAGAAGTTGAAGATGAAGATGATGGAGAAGATGAAGAATTAAATGCTAATGAGGAATAA
- a CDS encoding HD-GYP domain-containing protein — protein MKVSIDQLQEGCILSDDVKSISNRPIMVKGTVLNENLLNILHIFLVESVKVDTFLVNGELFKPTKPNEEKIEEKEGKTLTFIDHYLQVVAYYKKMFTSWQAGSSVDIGDIRKHLLPLLERFLENPSSIFWLHQHSTKEDYLYHHGVTVSLLAGFLGKQLHYSQGDWIQIALAGFLCDCGMAKINPKILRKQSSLTEEERLEVNKHPEYSYKMVEKIGVLKKGVKEAVLQHHIRDDGTGYPIGILKGILHPFSKIVAVADVYHAMTSEREYKAKQSPFVVMDLIIQDSFGKLDTNVVHALTKIVTNYAIGQKVKLSNGYTGKIVFVEEKNPTRPMVNLFKTNEIIQLKDYRDVYIEEVIL, from the coding sequence ATGAAGGTATCCATTGATCAATTACAGGAAGGGTGTATTCTTTCTGATGATGTCAAGTCGATTTCAAATAGACCGATTATGGTAAAAGGTACGGTTTTAAATGAGAACTTGTTAAATATTTTGCATATTTTTCTAGTCGAAAGTGTGAAAGTTGACACATTTCTAGTAAATGGCGAATTATTTAAACCTACGAAGCCAAATGAGGAAAAGATAGAGGAAAAAGAAGGAAAAACCCTAACTTTTATTGATCACTATTTACAAGTGGTAGCATATTATAAAAAAATGTTTACTAGCTGGCAAGCAGGTTCATCAGTCGATATTGGTGATATAAGAAAGCACCTACTACCATTGCTAGAAAGGTTTCTGGAAAATCCATCATCTATTTTTTGGCTACATCAACATAGTACGAAAGAGGATTATTTATATCATCATGGGGTAACTGTTAGTTTATTAGCTGGCTTTTTAGGTAAACAGCTACATTATAGCCAAGGAGATTGGATACAAATTGCATTAGCTGGCTTTTTATGTGACTGTGGTATGGCAAAGATTAATCCAAAAATATTAAGAAAACAATCTTCTCTAACTGAGGAAGAAAGATTAGAAGTAAACAAACATCCTGAATACAGCTATAAAATGGTTGAAAAAATTGGTGTCCTAAAAAAAGGTGTTAAGGAAGCGGTTCTTCAACATCATATTAGAGATGATGGAACAGGCTACCCTATAGGAATTCTAAAAGGAATACTACACCCTTTTAGTAAAATAGTTGCAGTAGCAGATGTATATCATGCGATGACATCTGAACGTGAATATAAAGCGAAACAATCTCCATTTGTAGTTATGGATTTAATTATTCAAGATAGTTTTGGTAAATTAGATACGAATGTTGTACATGCGTTAACAAAAATAGTTACGAATTATGCTATTGGTCAAAAGGTTAAGCTATCAAATGGCTATACAGGAAAAATAGTTTTTGTTGAAGAAAAAAACCCTACTCGACCTATGGTCAATTTATTTAAAACTAATGAAATCATTCAATTAAAAGATTATAGAGACGTCTATATTGAGGAAGTAATTTTGTGA